A single window of Halobacterium jilantaiense DNA harbors:
- a CDS encoding DUF5805 domain-containing protein, translating into MGDEGRAVVKTYVPPEQKSVWREHADDLDMSQSEYLRTMVQAGRKGFLTGPEEGGSGDATPGGDGLEDRVLDVVDSAGVVSWDELVAELSGDFEDRLDDAVQTLSENGTIRFDPRREGYVRQKDT; encoded by the coding sequence ATGGGCGACGAGGGCCGCGCAGTCGTGAAGACGTACGTGCCGCCGGAGCAAAAATCGGTGTGGCGGGAGCACGCCGACGACCTGGACATGTCCCAGAGCGAGTACCTGCGGACGATGGTTCAGGCCGGACGAAAGGGGTTCCTGACCGGCCCCGAGGAAGGTGGTTCTGGGGACGCTACCCCCGGGGGTGATGGCCTCGAAGACCGGGTCCTCGATGTGGTCGATTCGGCGGGCGTCGTGTCGTGGGACGAACTAGTCGCGGAGCTCTCGGGTGACTTCGAGGACCGTCTCGACGACGCTGTCCAGACGCTGTCCGAGAACGGAACGATTCGGTTCGACCCGCGTCGAGAGGGATACGTCCGCCAGAAAGACACATGA
- a CDS encoding tyrosine-type recombinase/integrase, which produces MSERAEASRDGDGEDIDDLVGYFVEDMAYHGKSERTREAYERVLRRFDAFLAEFDTDPANADRRDCLAWVHELRGEYAESTVATYASYLNRFYSYMGQVGAVDGNPMALVIQEMDEAIDTDPTRREVSVEDMRAFVADISHPLERAVVVGLLKTGLRVGELCNLDLRDLNLDARGVEDAYDLGTRGQLDGHPDTLYVDPAMSRGETVNGEQRSASNKRKRGTLVPVDAELKTELLRWLAIRPDSPSAAEPLFVSTRDSWGERLTPEMVRGIVREHAEPRGWYREGGDAAENVTPHYFRHFFTTHLRDRTGDRGVVKYLRGDVADDIIDTYTHNWGDRVREVYLEHVYSLT; this is translated from the coding sequence ATGAGCGAGCGAGCGGAGGCATCCCGCGACGGTGACGGCGAGGACATCGACGATCTCGTCGGGTACTTCGTCGAGGACATGGCATACCACGGGAAGTCCGAGCGCACCCGGGAGGCCTACGAGCGCGTGCTGCGGCGCTTCGACGCGTTCCTCGCGGAGTTCGACACGGACCCGGCGAACGCGGACCGTCGAGACTGCCTGGCGTGGGTCCACGAACTCCGCGGCGAGTACGCCGAGAGCACCGTCGCGACGTACGCGTCGTACCTGAACCGGTTCTACAGCTACATGGGACAGGTCGGCGCGGTCGACGGGAATCCGATGGCGCTGGTGATTCAGGAGATGGATGAGGCCATCGACACCGACCCGACGCGCCGCGAGGTCTCCGTCGAGGACATGCGGGCGTTCGTCGCGGACATCTCGCATCCCCTGGAGCGTGCAGTCGTCGTTGGGTTACTGAAGACCGGGCTACGCGTCGGCGAACTCTGTAACCTCGACCTGCGGGACCTGAATCTGGACGCCCGCGGTGTCGAGGATGCATACGACCTGGGGACGCGCGGCCAGCTCGACGGCCATCCCGATACGCTGTACGTCGACCCGGCGATGAGCCGCGGCGAGACGGTCAACGGCGAGCAGCGCAGCGCGTCGAACAAGCGCAAACGCGGCACGCTCGTGCCCGTGGACGCCGAACTGAAGACCGAGCTCCTGCGCTGGCTGGCGATCCGCCCGGATTCACCGTCCGCCGCCGAGCCGCTGTTCGTCAGCACCCGGGACTCGTGGGGCGAGCGCCTGACGCCCGAGATGGTTCGGGGAATCGTCCGCGAGCACGCCGAACCCCGGGGCTGGTACCGCGAGGGCGGCGACGCCGCCGAGAACGTCACACCGCACTACTTCCGGCACTTCTTCACGACACACCTCCGGGACCGCACGGGGGACCGCGGTGTCGTGAAGTACCTCCGCGGGGACGTCGCCGACGACATCATCGACACCTACACCCACAACTGGGGCGACCGGGTGCGCGAAGTGTATCTGGAACACGTCTACTCGTTGACGTAG
- a CDS encoding class I SAM-dependent methyltransferase has translation MSDPQTTGERSTYTWSAGRYPSLAPNLLPAIARLVSACGVDPGNRVLDVGCGTGNAALTARRAGADVTGVDVTRPMLELARDSTELAGYDDVNWVAGDAEALPFPDDAFDVVLSSFGHVFSPAAVEAGREMVRVAQPGGRVAFTSWSPDGLVGALTEVLDDYVTHEDHDPWAHLRWGETDFVRDRLGDDCELSFERRIARFRYVSPEHFWRDFAVEAGPLSPALRALDDEASRAALRQDALATLDEWFADNTVRVEYLLVRGVVDGEN, from the coding sequence ATGAGTGACCCCCAGACCACCGGCGAACGGTCGACGTACACGTGGTCGGCCGGCCGGTACCCGTCGCTGGCACCGAACCTCCTACCCGCAATCGCGCGCCTCGTGAGTGCCTGCGGCGTCGACCCCGGGAACCGCGTGCTCGACGTCGGCTGCGGGACGGGGAACGCCGCGCTCACCGCCCGCCGCGCCGGCGCAGACGTGACCGGCGTCGACGTCACGCGTCCGATGCTGGAACTCGCCCGGGACAGCACCGAGCTCGCCGGCTACGACGACGTCAACTGGGTCGCCGGCGACGCCGAAGCGCTGCCGTTCCCGGACGACGCCTTCGACGTCGTGCTGTCGAGTTTCGGCCACGTCTTCTCACCGGCCGCCGTCGAGGCCGGCCGCGAGATGGTGCGGGTCGCACAGCCCGGCGGTCGCGTCGCGTTCACGTCGTGGTCCCCGGACGGCCTCGTCGGCGCGCTCACCGAAGTTCTCGACGACTACGTGACACACGAGGACCACGACCCCTGGGCGCACCTCCGCTGGGGCGAGACCGACTTCGTCCGCGACCGCCTCGGCGACGACTGCGAACTCTCGTTCGAGCGCCGCATCGCCCGGTTCCGGTACGTCTCCCCCGAGCACTTCTGGCGGGACTTCGCGGTCGAAGCCGGCCCGCTTTCGCCCGCGCTCCGGGCGCTCGACGACGAGGCTAGTCGAGCGGCGCTCCGTCAGGACGCGCTCGCGACGCTCGACGAGTGGTTCGCGGACAACACCGTCCGCGTCGAGTACCTGCTCGTCCGCGGCGTCGTCGACGGCGAGAACTGA